A genome region from candidate division KSB1 bacterium includes the following:
- a CDS encoding 1-deoxy-D-xylulose-5-phosphate reductoisomerase translates to MSKTIAVLGATGSIGCNVLHCVDQFPEQFRVQALTTHTHVDKLLELVKRYKPEFAAVTGRSPADHDINLFQDLGVTVFTGQDALTRIAAKADYDLFVNSVVGAAGFLPTLAALDRGKEIALANKETLVIGGELVMKKAHEKGITILPIDSEHSAVFQSLMGEEHQAVEEIILTASGGPFRTWDRERFSQVTVEQALNHPNWSMGNKITIDSATMMNKGLEVIEAHWLFDVPVEKVRVVIHPQSIIHSMVAFRDGSVKGQMGVPDMRVPIQLALTWPERWSSDFPRLDFDTLRELTFTPPDFQKFQCLALAYDAANRRGTAPAVMNAANEAAVQLFLSNVIRFDQIPELIDRALQDFNHVSKPDEAELIRADQWAREFVLAKKS, encoded by the coding sequence TTGAGTAAAACCATTGCCGTTCTTGGAGCAACCGGATCAATCGGATGTAATGTTTTGCACTGTGTTGACCAATTTCCCGAACAATTTCGTGTACAAGCCCTGACCACTCATACCCATGTTGATAAACTGCTGGAATTGGTTAAACGCTATAAACCCGAATTTGCGGCAGTAACGGGACGGTCTCCGGCGGATCACGATATCAATTTGTTTCAGGATTTGGGCGTGACTGTGTTCACGGGACAGGATGCCCTGACCCGGATTGCTGCGAAAGCCGACTATGATCTGTTTGTCAATTCTGTGGTCGGAGCGGCGGGGTTTCTTCCCACCCTGGCCGCATTGGATCGAGGCAAAGAGATTGCTCTGGCTAATAAAGAAACGCTGGTGATCGGCGGAGAGCTGGTTATGAAAAAGGCTCATGAAAAGGGTATTACAATCCTTCCCATCGACAGCGAACACAGCGCTGTTTTTCAGAGTTTGATGGGCGAGGAACATCAGGCTGTCGAGGAGATTATTTTGACAGCATCCGGTGGGCCGTTTCGAACGTGGGATCGGGAACGCTTTTCCCAGGTCACTGTTGAGCAGGCCCTGAATCATCCCAACTGGTCGATGGGCAATAAAATAACCATCGATTCGGCAACCATGATGAACAAAGGCCTTGAGGTGATTGAAGCCCATTGGTTGTTTGATGTTCCGGTGGAAAAAGTGCGTGTTGTCATTCATCCGCAGTCGATTATTCATTCCATGGTTGCGTTCCGGGACGGCTCTGTAAAGGGTCAAATGGGAGTCCCGGATATGCGCGTTCCCATTCAGCTGGCCCTTACCTGGCCGGAACGCTGGTCCTCGGATTTTCCCCGACTTGATTTTGATACGCTGCGCGAATTGACATTTACACCACCTGATTTTCAAAAGTTTCAATGTCTGGCGCTGGCGTATGATGCGGCCAACCGGCGCGGAACCGCGCCGGCTGTCATGAACGCGGCCAATGAAGCCGCTGTTCAATTGTTTTTGTCCAACGTGATTCGGTTTGACCAGATTCCGGAATTGATTGATCGGGCTTTGCAGGATTTTAATCATGTTTCAAAACCGGATGAAGCTGAATTGATCCGGGCGGATCAGTGGGCGCGGGAATTTGTGCTTGCTAAAAAGAGTTAG
- a CDS encoding lipoate--protein ligase family protein: MAETGKNPRWRLIDGESAPGTHHMAVDMAMAQLSAPLNIPTLRLYTWNPPAISMGYHQSLSDIDIQKCERDGIDVVIRPTGGRAILHDQELTYAVVLPPDNPCYHKDIRAVYELISRCLTNGLEKLNVPVRFERAVRTPKNFNKGDKSSLCYASSVQYEIRVGSGKLVGSAQRRVNNSVLQHGSILIGPGHLKIIDYMTRGDAAWKKSVHRYMQRHTACLQEFDPGIDTEQVRRAVIEGFKNELDIAFEPGDLTDSEKQRAEQLQPRFSALSKQWDMTFE; this comes from the coding sequence ATGGCCGAAACGGGTAAAAATCCGAGATGGAGACTGATTGATGGCGAATCCGCGCCGGGTACACATCACATGGCAGTGGATATGGCCATGGCCCAGCTCTCCGCGCCGCTCAATATTCCCACACTGCGGCTTTATACCTGGAATCCGCCTGCCATATCCATGGGATATCATCAATCTCTGAGCGATATTGATATACAAAAATGTGAACGCGACGGGATTGATGTGGTCATTCGACCGACCGGCGGACGCGCCATTCTGCATGACCAGGAGTTGACTTATGCGGTTGTTCTTCCTCCGGATAATCCTTGTTACCACAAAGATATCCGTGCTGTTTATGAATTAATCAGCCGATGTTTGACAAACGGCCTGGAGAAACTAAATGTGCCGGTACGTTTTGAGCGCGCCGTGCGGACGCCGAAAAATTTTAACAAAGGCGATAAATCGAGTCTGTGTTATGCCTCGTCTGTTCAATATGAAATCAGAGTTGGCTCCGGAAAGCTGGTTGGCAGCGCGCAGCGCCGTGTCAACAATTCAGTGCTGCAGCATGGTTCTATTCTGATCGGTCCCGGACATTTAAAGATCATTGATTATATGACCCGCGGAGATGCCGCCTGGAAAAAGAGTGTGCATCGTTATATGCAGCGACATACCGCCTGTCTGCAGGAATTCGATCCGGGTATCGATACAGAACAGGTGCGCCGCGCTGTCATTGAAGGGTTTAAGAATGAACTGGACATTGCTTTCGAGCCTGGAGATTTGACCGACTCGGAGAAACAGCGTGCTGAACAACTGCAGCCGCGTTTTTCTGCACTATCAAAACAATGGGATATGACTTTTGAGTAA
- a CDS encoding bifunctional UDP-3-O-[3-hydroxymyristoyl] N-acetylglucosamine deacetylase/3-hydroxyacyl-ACP dehydratase, translated as MKNQQTIIKPASYTGTGLHTGNKTTMTFKPAPVNTGIVFRRTDIKDSPDVKADVDHVIDISRGTTIGIGDVKIHTVEHVLAAVSGLEIDNIICEVDGNEPPVGDGSSLPFVEVLLKAGIEEQDALRDYLVIDKTIAYSDPSRSIDIVVFPSDEFRITFMVDYQNPALGTQYTSMYSLHEEFATEFAAARTFCFLHEVEELRKAGLIQGGDLDNAVVIIDKEMDDAEMNDLRSLFNIDAEIELSKNGILNNVELRYYNEPVRHKALDLIGDLALLGVPIKGHVIAARSGHKANSELVKQIRKEYKKKLIKQKYHVSESNVVLDSEAIAKVLPHRYPFLLVDRIVDLVPGEHVVGIKNVTMNEPFFQGHFPGKPIMPGVLIVEAMAQVGGVMLLNAEMDPSTKYVYFTGIDNVRFRHTVTPGDTLRFELEMGAQRRTMAKMYGRAYIGDQLACEADLMAAIVDIEES; from the coding sequence CTGAAAAATCAGCAAACGATCATAAAGCCTGCATCTTATACCGGGACCGGGTTGCACACCGGGAATAAAACAACGATGACGTTCAAACCCGCGCCTGTGAATACGGGCATTGTCTTCCGCCGAACCGATATTAAAGACAGCCCTGATGTAAAGGCAGATGTCGATCATGTGATTGATATATCACGCGGCACCACCATCGGGATCGGTGATGTAAAAATTCATACCGTGGAACACGTACTTGCCGCTGTCAGTGGCCTGGAAATTGATAATATTATATGTGAAGTGGATGGCAATGAACCCCCTGTCGGCGACGGCAGTTCTCTTCCGTTTGTTGAGGTGTTGCTCAAGGCCGGCATCGAAGAACAGGACGCCCTGCGCGATTATTTGGTTATCGATAAGACGATTGCTTATTCCGATCCGTCTCGCAGTATTGATATTGTCGTGTTTCCTTCCGATGAGTTTCGTATTACATTTATGGTGGATTATCAGAATCCGGCTCTGGGAACTCAGTATACATCCATGTATTCCCTGCATGAAGAATTTGCCACCGAGTTTGCCGCTGCCCGCACGTTTTGCTTTTTGCATGAAGTTGAGGAACTTCGCAAAGCCGGCCTGATTCAGGGCGGTGACCTGGATAATGCGGTGGTGATTATTGATAAAGAGATGGATGACGCGGAAATGAATGATCTGCGTTCATTATTCAATATTGATGCAGAAATCGAACTCTCGAAAAACGGGATTCTCAATAATGTAGAACTGCGTTATTACAACGAACCGGTTCGTCACAAGGCGCTTGATCTGATTGGTGACCTGGCGCTGTTGGGGGTGCCGATTAAAGGACATGTTATTGCAGCCCGTTCAGGGCACAAGGCCAATTCCGAACTGGTGAAGCAAATTCGCAAAGAATATAAAAAGAAACTGATCAAGCAAAAATATCACGTCAGTGAAAGCAATGTGGTTCTCGATTCCGAGGCCATTGCCAAAGTGTTGCCGCACCGCTATCCGTTTTTACTGGTGGACCGGATTGTAGATCTGGTGCCCGGTGAACATGTGGTCGGGATAAAAAATGTAACCATGAATGAACCGTTTTTTCAGGGACATTTCCCCGGAAAACCGATCATGCCCGGCGTCTTGATCGTTGAAGCGATGGCCCAGGTCGGCGGCGTGATGCTGCTCAATGCCGAAATGGACCCCAGCACCAAATATGTATATTTTACCGGAATTGACAATGTCCGCTTTCGACATACGGTCACGCCCGGCGACACCCTGCGCTTTGAACTGGAAATGGGAGCCCAGCGGCGAACCATGGCCAAAATGTACGGACGCGCTTATATCGGCGATCAACTGGCCTGCGAAGCGGATTTGATGGCAGCCATTGTTGATATTGAAGAATCCTGA
- the lpxD gene encoding UDP-3-O-(3-hydroxymyristoyl)glucosamine N-acyltransferase, whose amino-acid sequence MHLKISDIAEWTGAQIDGDPDLEIKGLAKIEEAEPGQLSFIANPKYAKYISSTRASAVIVDPDFNDAPVTLLRVKNPYFAFLTLAQKLYQPPEQLASGIHEKAVIGRDVQLGENVRIGPNAVIGDRCRIGDNTRIHPGAALGTDVSVGDDTVLYANVSVREQCVIGSRCIIHMGAVIGSDGFGFAFQDGKYHKLPQMGNVIIRDDVEIGANTTIDRATMGSTLIKNGVKLDNLIQVAHNVEIDEHTAIAAQTGISGSTKLGKYNMIGGQVGFAGHIKTGDRVTIGAQSGITHSVPDDSYYNGTPARPFFREKREFASLLRLPELLKRVKALEKKIKE is encoded by the coding sequence ATGCACCTTAAAATATCCGATATTGCTGAATGGACAGGAGCGCAGATTGACGGTGATCCCGATTTAGAGATTAAGGGCCTGGCCAAAATTGAAGAGGCTGAACCCGGACAACTGTCTTTTATTGCGAATCCCAAATACGCCAAATACATCAGCAGCACCCGGGCATCTGCTGTCATCGTTGATCCCGATTTCAATGATGCCCCGGTGACTCTGCTGCGGGTTAAAAATCCGTATTTTGCATTTTTGACCCTTGCACAAAAATTGTATCAGCCGCCTGAACAGCTCGCATCCGGAATACACGAAAAAGCCGTCATCGGTCGGGATGTACAGCTTGGTGAAAACGTGCGCATTGGGCCCAACGCGGTCATTGGAGACCGCTGCCGGATCGGCGACAATACCCGGATACACCCCGGCGCCGCGCTGGGGACGGATGTATCTGTGGGCGACGATACCGTATTATACGCGAACGTGTCTGTCCGGGAACAATGTGTCATCGGCAGCCGCTGTATCATTCATATGGGGGCCGTGATCGGCTCGGATGGTTTCGGGTTCGCGTTTCAGGATGGAAAATATCACAAACTTCCGCAAATGGGGAATGTGATCATCCGGGATGATGTTGAAATTGGAGCCAATACAACGATTGATCGCGCTACAATGGGATCAACGTTGATCAAAAACGGCGTCAAACTGGACAATTTGATCCAGGTGGCGCACAATGTCGAAATTGATGAACATACCGCCATTGCCGCGCAAACCGGTATTTCCGGAAGCACAAAATTGGGAAAATACAACATGATCGGCGGACAGGTGGGGTTTGCCGGACATATCAAGACCGGAGATCGTGTGACGATAGGCGCTCAGTCAGGGATTACCCATTCTGTACCCGATGATTCCTATTACAACGGCACACCGGCGCGTCCTTTTTTTAGAGAAAAACGGGAATTTGCATCGCTTTTGCGACTTCCTGAATTGCTCAAACGTGTTAAAGCTTTGGAGAAAAAAATAAAAGAATAA
- a CDS encoding OmpH family outer membrane protein, protein MKFQKSILMALVSVFVLAFSMTAAAQKLGYVNSNQILAEYKEAQDAQEQLDKLNREWEEEARQMQQQFQQLGQQLESQKLLLSEERQQEKQQELQALYQKIQQYQNQKWGQNGEFYQRQDEIMQPIIEKINTAIRKVGEEEEYDYIFDTVSGNIVYVGENQRDLTQLVLDELEQGLESSN, encoded by the coding sequence GTGAAATTTCAAAAATCAATTTTAATGGCGCTTGTTTCTGTATTTGTACTTGCATTCAGCATGACAGCCGCAGCGCAGAAACTCGGTTATGTGAATTCGAATCAAATTTTGGCCGAGTATAAGGAAGCCCAGGATGCACAGGAACAGCTGGATAAATTAAACCGCGAATGGGAAGAAGAAGCCCGTCAGATGCAGCAGCAGTTCCAGCAGCTGGGACAGCAGCTGGAATCTCAGAAGCTTTTACTCAGCGAAGAACGTCAGCAAGAAAAACAACAGGAACTTCAGGCGCTGTACCAAAAAATTCAGCAATATCAGAATCAAAAGTGGGGTCAGAATGGCGAGTTTTATCAGCGCCAGGATGAGATCATGCAGCCCATTATTGAAAAGATCAACACCGCTATCCGTAAAGTGGGTGAAGAAGAAGAGTATGATTACATTTTTGATACGGTTTCCGGTAATATCGTATATGTCGGTGAGAATCAGCGGGACCTGACACAGCTCGTGCTGGATGAGCTTGAACAAGGCCTGGAATCGTCAAATTAA
- the bamA gene encoding outer membrane protein assembly factor BamA — protein MTLMRLSAFTLLLVLAILSVQPTAAQYSSVKILGISVEGNENTDADMIRMSSGLTPGTTITGEKVQTAIRQLWRLNLFSDVKVLVDRELADGIYITIKVEEYPRLGRYEIEGNEKLKEKDIKEILNFYRGQIVSPAMLARAKQKLLDKYKEKGFLLAQIDISKSSSSADSNRVVVKFTFNEGDKVQVEKIRFYGNNAFDDGKLKKQFKEIKEDRWWRSADFDKDNYRDDLKKVIQFYQNEGYRDAEILRDSLYYNQTRDDMFIDIWVYEGPLYHFGEMTWDGNKIFTDKELSAQLRFDTGDVYSKKKLDEAVYQHVGSLYYDRGYIFATITPQEKLNPDDEHILDIRFIVNESKQAKINEIKITGNSKTKEKVIRREIKAFPGQTFNRSLLERSQREVWMLNYFANVEPKVNPISEEKVNLEFAVEEKSTDTANMSAGWSERDKLIGSIGVSMANLFGNGQQLNFDWMFGRYYRSFNIGFTEPWLFDTPTLAGFSFYDTKRDAYYIGYKQVSRGASVRLGRRLRWPDNFFRGDMIYSLDRTELSNFNQYIVEANPNNIINEDWPLISSSVTFLLSRNSLDRPEFPTRGSDVSLRAELAGTFLGGNVDFHKWTFNADWFIPSFWNLVMYTSVHAGYLDGIGDGANIPYLEYFFIGGDGLSRSTPLRGYDDPLSGYRMVDEGGQTILKYTAELRIPIAPNPTIFGLLFAEAGNTWADFRRANPFDMKRSVGIGGRVFMPMVGIIGFDYGYGFDRVDNQGDPNPKWKMHFVFGRSF, from the coding sequence ATGACGCTTATGAGATTATCAGCTTTTACTCTACTACTTGTTCTCGCGATTCTATCTGTCCAGCCAACTGCCGCACAATATTCTTCGGTTAAAATATTGGGCATCTCTGTTGAGGGAAACGAAAACACAGATGCCGATATGATTAGAATGAGTTCGGGATTGACGCCGGGAACCACAATTACGGGCGAAAAGGTGCAAACCGCCATTCGTCAATTGTGGCGTCTGAATTTGTTTTCCGATGTCAAAGTTCTTGTAGACCGGGAGTTGGCCGACGGTATTTATATTACCATCAAGGTGGAAGAATACCCGCGACTGGGACGATATGAGATTGAGGGTAACGAAAAACTCAAAGAAAAAGATATCAAAGAGATATTGAATTTTTATCGGGGTCAGATTGTCAGTCCGGCCATGTTGGCGCGGGCCAAACAAAAGTTGCTGGATAAATACAAGGAAAAAGGTTTTCTGCTGGCGCAGATTGATATCTCCAAATCGTCTTCTTCTGCTGACAGCAACCGGGTTGTTGTTAAATTTACGTTTAATGAAGGCGATAAAGTCCAGGTTGAAAAAATCAGGTTTTACGGCAACAATGCATTTGATGACGGCAAGCTGAAAAAACAATTCAAAGAAATCAAAGAAGACCGCTGGTGGCGGAGCGCTGATTTTGATAAAGACAATTACCGCGATGATTTGAAAAAGGTCATTCAGTTTTATCAGAATGAAGGGTACCGGGACGCGGAAATCCTGAGAGACAGTTTGTATTACAACCAGACGCGCGATGACATGTTCATTGACATCTGGGTGTATGAAGGACCGCTCTACCATTTCGGTGAAATGACCTGGGATGGTAATAAAATCTTTACCGATAAGGAATTGAGCGCTCAGCTGCGGTTTGATACCGGGGATGTATACTCGAAGAAAAAACTGGATGAAGCGGTTTATCAGCATGTCGGGAGTCTGTATTACGACCGCGGGTATATTTTTGCGACCATCACGCCCCAGGAAAAACTGAATCCGGATGATGAGCATATTCTCGATATTCGGTTTATTGTCAATGAGAGTAAACAGGCAAAGATCAACGAGATAAAAATTACGGGCAATTCAAAGACCAAGGAAAAAGTGATCCGGCGTGAAATCAAAGCATTTCCCGGACAAACCTTTAACCGCTCACTGCTGGAACGCAGTCAGCGGGAAGTCTGGATGCTGAATTATTTCGCCAATGTAGAGCCCAAGGTGAATCCGATTTCCGAGGAAAAAGTAAATCTGGAATTTGCGGTTGAAGAAAAATCGACAGATACCGCCAATATGTCCGCCGGATGGAGCGAGCGGGATAAGCTAATCGGCAGTATTGGAGTCTCCATGGCCAATTTATTCGGGAACGGACAGCAGTTGAATTTCGACTGGATGTTCGGCCGCTATTATCGTTCCTTTAATATCGGCTTTACCGAGCCCTGGCTGTTTGATACACCCACACTGGCGGGATTCAGTTTCTATGACACCAAACGTGACGCGTATTATATCGGCTACAAACAGGTGTCTCGCGGCGCCTCGGTTCGTCTGGGACGCCGGTTGCGCTGGCCGGACAACTTTTTCCGCGGTGATATGATTTACAGTCTTGACCGTACCGAGCTTTCAAACTTTAATCAATATATTGTGGAAGCCAATCCCAATAATATTATCAATGAAGATTGGCCGCTTATCAGCAGCAGCGTGACGTTTCTGTTGTCACGCAACAGTCTCGACCGCCCCGAATTTCCCACGCGCGGTTCCGATGTGTCTTTACGGGCTGAACTGGCCGGCACGTTTTTAGGCGGAAACGTGGATTTCCATAAATGGACGTTCAATGCGGACTGGTTCATTCCGTCCTTCTGGAATCTTGTCATGTATACCAGTGTGCATGCCGGTTATCTGGATGGAATCGGCGATGGAGCCAACATTCCCTATCTGGAATACTTTTTTATAGGGGGTGACGGCTTGTCGCGTTCTACTCCGCTTCGTGGATATGACGACCCGTTGTCCGGTTATCGTATGGTTGATGAAGGCGGGCAGACGATCTTGAAATACACGGCTGAACTGCGTATCCCGATCGCGCCCAATCCAACTATTTTCGGGCTTTTGTTTGCAGAAGCCGGCAATACCTGGGCCGATTTCCGCCGCGCCAATCCATTTGATATGAAACGATCAGTGGGAATCGGCGGGCGTGTGTTTATGCCGATGGTCGGGATTATTGGTTTTGATTATGGATACGGATTCGACCGCGTCGATAATCAGGGTGATCCAAATCCAAAATGGAAGATGCATTTTGTCTTTGGACGAAGTTTCTAA